One Schistocerca piceifrons isolate TAMUIC-IGC-003096 chromosome 11, iqSchPice1.1, whole genome shotgun sequence genomic window carries:
- the LOC124720405 gene encoding zinc finger protein 83-like isoform X1: MNVKEELEEGAKEESVRDPMGISWSTDFIKEDPELNLEMNVTENIVETSTRYPSDSARLTQSTGGRCGICEETCHHQLVQDEFVIDMEKSTQEFGTHTGDVTVDSECSVATQYDCSAREKELHVYSCNFCQQGFPSKYRLIKHVFMHIDGMQPPLYVCKWCCEIFDSKFSLKKHLRMSENYHVLTAGIHEKYGYSDEHQSSILLDSLPEVSVTEHNVWSSYKETWKPSKKSSNDMCNTPMGNDADKISDYGTLSTAVNVRTQGDLLTADSMHKCGICGKLCGRSGHPKREKLLDSGKKPHKCEIRGESFSQSGHLKAEELIRTGKKRHKCKICGRCFARSNHLKRHELIHTRNKPHKCVICDKSFAQSGNLKTHNLIHTGKKPHKCEICGNSFTRADYLETHILIHTGKKPHKCKSCGRCFARSSSLKRHELIHTENIPHKCVICGKSFAQSGYLKNHKLIHTGKKPHKCEICGKSFRMSDSLKRHKLVHTGKKPHKCEICGKSFARSEYLKKHLLSHTGKKPRKCVICDKSFAQSGNLKTQKLIHTGNKPHKCEICGRCFALSGYLKKHVFLHTGKKPYKCNICGKSFAVLNALKRHTLIHTGKKSHECDICGKSFARAYLKTHILIHTGKKPHKCKSCGRCFARSSDLKRHELIHTGNKPH, from the coding sequence ATTGACTCAGAGTACTGGTGGGAGGTGTGGCATATGTGAAGAAACGTGTCACCATCAACTGGTCCAGGATGAATTTGTGATAGATATGGAGAAGTCAACACAAGAGTTTGGTACGCATACAGGAGATGTGACTGTTGATAGTGAATGCTCAGTTGCTACCCAATATGACTGTAGTGCGAGGGAAAAGGAATTACATGTATATAGCTGTAATTTCTGCCAACAGGGCTTTCCTTCAAAATACAGACTCATAAAGCATGTGTTTATGCACATTGATGGCATGCAACCACCTTtgtatgtttgtaagtggtgttGTGAGATATTTGACAGTAAATTTAGTTTGAAAAAACATCTGAGAATGAGTGAGAATTATCACGTCTTAACTGCTGGCATCCATGAAAAATATGGCTATAGTGATGAGCATCAAAGCAGTATCCTTTTGGATAGTTTGCCAGAAGTTTCTGTTACAGAACACAATGTGTGGTCTTCATACAAGGAAACTTGGAAACCTTCAAAGAAGTCCTCTAATGACATGTGTAACACACCTATGGGAAATGATGCTGACAAAATAAGTGACTATGGAACTTTGTCTACAGCTGTTAATGTCAGGACCCAGGGTGATCTACTTACTGCAGACAGCATGCACAAATGTGGTATTTGTGGCAAATTGTGTGGTAGGTCAGGTCATCCCAAGAGAGAGAAATTACTTGACAGTGGAAAGAAACCCCACAAATGTGAGATTCGTGGGGAATCGTTTTCTCAGTCAGGTCATCTCAAGGCAGAGGAATTAATTCGCACTGGAAAGAAACGTCACAAATGTAAGATTTGTGGGAGATGTTTTGCTAGGTCGAACCATCTCAAGAGACACGAATTAATTCACACTAGAAACAAACCTCACAAATGTGTGATTTGTGACAAATCGTTTGCCCAGTCAGGGAATCTCAAGACTCACAacttaattcacactggaaagaaacctcacaaatgtgagatttgtgggaactCTTTTACTAGGGCAGATTATCTCGAGACTCACATTTTAATTCACACTgggaagaaacctcacaaatgtaagAGTTGTGGGAGATGTTTTGCTAGGTCCAGCAGTCTCAAGAGACACGAATTAATTCACACTGAAAACATACCTCACAAATGTGTGATTTGTGGCAAATCGTTTGCCCAGTCAGGTTATCTGAAGAATCAcaaattaattcacactggaaagaaacctcacaaatgtgagatttgtgggaaatcttttcgtATGTCAGATAGTCTCAAGAGACACAAATTAGTTCACACTGGAAAGAAGCCTcataaatgtgagatttgtggcaAATCTTTTGCTAGGTCAGAGTATCTCAAGAAACACTTATTAagtcacactggaaagaaacctcgcAAATGTGTGATTTGTGACAAATCGTTTGCCCAGTCAGGTAATCTGAAGACTCAgaaattaattcacactggaaacaaacctcacaaatgtgagatttgtgggagaTGTTTTGCTTTGTCAGGTTATCtcaagaaacatgtatttcttcaCACTGGGAAGAAACCTTACAAATGTAATATTTGTGGGAAATCCTTTGCTGTGTTGAATGCTCTCAAGAGGCacacattaattcacactggaaagaaatccCATGAATGCGATATTTGTGGGAAGTCTTTTGCTAGGGCTTATCTCAAGACTCACATTTTAATTCACACTgggaagaaacctcacaaatgtaagAGTTGTGGGAGATGTTTTGCTAGGTCCAGCGATCTCAAGAGACAcgaattaattcacactggaaacaaACCTCactaa
- the LOC124720405 gene encoding zinc finger protein 99-like isoform X2, whose translation MEKSTQEFGTHTGDVTVDSECSVATQYDCSAREKELHVYSCNFCQQGFPSKYRLIKHVFMHIDGMQPPLYVCKWCCEIFDSKFSLKKHLRMSENYHVLTAGIHEKYGYSDEHQSSILLDSLPEVSVTEHNVWSSYKETWKPSKKSSNDMCNTPMGNDADKISDYGTLSTAVNVRTQGDLLTADSMHKCGICGKLCGRSGHPKREKLLDSGKKPHKCEIRGESFSQSGHLKAEELIRTGKKRHKCKICGRCFARSNHLKRHELIHTRNKPHKCVICDKSFAQSGNLKTHNLIHTGKKPHKCEICGNSFTRADYLETHILIHTGKKPHKCKSCGRCFARSSSLKRHELIHTENIPHKCVICGKSFAQSGYLKNHKLIHTGKKPHKCEICGKSFRMSDSLKRHKLVHTGKKPHKCEICGKSFARSEYLKKHLLSHTGKKPRKCVICDKSFAQSGNLKTQKLIHTGNKPHKCEICGRCFALSGYLKKHVFLHTGKKPYKCNICGKSFAVLNALKRHTLIHTGKKSHECDICGKSFARAYLKTHILIHTGKKPHKCKSCGRCFARSSDLKRHELIHTGNKPH comes from the coding sequence ATGGAGAAGTCAACACAAGAGTTTGGTACGCATACAGGAGATGTGACTGTTGATAGTGAATGCTCAGTTGCTACCCAATATGACTGTAGTGCGAGGGAAAAGGAATTACATGTATATAGCTGTAATTTCTGCCAACAGGGCTTTCCTTCAAAATACAGACTCATAAAGCATGTGTTTATGCACATTGATGGCATGCAACCACCTTtgtatgtttgtaagtggtgttGTGAGATATTTGACAGTAAATTTAGTTTGAAAAAACATCTGAGAATGAGTGAGAATTATCACGTCTTAACTGCTGGCATCCATGAAAAATATGGCTATAGTGATGAGCATCAAAGCAGTATCCTTTTGGATAGTTTGCCAGAAGTTTCTGTTACAGAACACAATGTGTGGTCTTCATACAAGGAAACTTGGAAACCTTCAAAGAAGTCCTCTAATGACATGTGTAACACACCTATGGGAAATGATGCTGACAAAATAAGTGACTATGGAACTTTGTCTACAGCTGTTAATGTCAGGACCCAGGGTGATCTACTTACTGCAGACAGCATGCACAAATGTGGTATTTGTGGCAAATTGTGTGGTAGGTCAGGTCATCCCAAGAGAGAGAAATTACTTGACAGTGGAAAGAAACCCCACAAATGTGAGATTCGTGGGGAATCGTTTTCTCAGTCAGGTCATCTCAAGGCAGAGGAATTAATTCGCACTGGAAAGAAACGTCACAAATGTAAGATTTGTGGGAGATGTTTTGCTAGGTCGAACCATCTCAAGAGACACGAATTAATTCACACTAGAAACAAACCTCACAAATGTGTGATTTGTGACAAATCGTTTGCCCAGTCAGGGAATCTCAAGACTCACAacttaattcacactggaaagaaacctcacaaatgtgagatttgtgggaactCTTTTACTAGGGCAGATTATCTCGAGACTCACATTTTAATTCACACTgggaagaaacctcacaaatgtaagAGTTGTGGGAGATGTTTTGCTAGGTCCAGCAGTCTCAAGAGACACGAATTAATTCACACTGAAAACATACCTCACAAATGTGTGATTTGTGGCAAATCGTTTGCCCAGTCAGGTTATCTGAAGAATCAcaaattaattcacactggaaagaaacctcacaaatgtgagatttgtgggaaatcttttcgtATGTCAGATAGTCTCAAGAGACACAAATTAGTTCACACTGGAAAGAAGCCTcataaatgtgagatttgtggcaAATCTTTTGCTAGGTCAGAGTATCTCAAGAAACACTTATTAagtcacactggaaagaaacctcgcAAATGTGTGATTTGTGACAAATCGTTTGCCCAGTCAGGTAATCTGAAGACTCAgaaattaattcacactggaaacaaacctcacaaatgtgagatttgtgggagaTGTTTTGCTTTGTCAGGTTATCtcaagaaacatgtatttcttcaCACTGGGAAGAAACCTTACAAATGTAATATTTGTGGGAAATCCTTTGCTGTGTTGAATGCTCTCAAGAGGCacacattaattcacactggaaagaaatccCATGAATGCGATATTTGTGGGAAGTCTTTTGCTAGGGCTTATCTCAAGACTCACATTTTAATTCACACTgggaagaaacctcacaaatgtaagAGTTGTGGGAGATGTTTTGCTAGGTCCAGCGATCTCAAGAGACAcgaattaattcacactggaaacaaACCTCactaa